Within the Nyctibius grandis isolate bNycGra1 chromosome 34 unlocalized genomic scaffold, bNycGra1.pri SUPER_34_unloc_1, whole genome shotgun sequence genome, the region TTGACAACCATCCTTGAAATAACTATAACTTTCCCGATGGACTCCTTGAGCTCctggttcctcatgctgtagatgagggggttcactgctggaggcaaCACCACATACAGAACTGCCACCACCAGGTCCAGGGATGGAGAGGATATGGAGGGGGGCTTCAAATAAGCAAATGTGCCTGTGATTATAAACAGGGAGACCacggccaggtgagggaggcacgtggaaaaggctttgtgccgtCCATGCtgagaggggatcctcagcacagccctgaagatctgcacgtaggacagcacaatgaaaacaaaacaccaccaaaatacaaaaacacTAAACATGACAAGACCAACTTCCCTGAGGTAGgagtgtgagcaggagagcttgaggatctgGGGGAcatcacagaagaactggtccacaGCATTGCCTTGGCAGAGAGGTATGGAAAATGACTTGGCCATGTGCAGCACAGCATTGAGAAACCCActggcccaggcagctgctgccatgtggacacaagctctgtTGCCCATCAGGGTCTTatagtgcaggggtttgcagatggccacgtagcggtcataggccatgacagtgagaagaaaatactctgctgaaatgaaaaagacaacCAGAAAGACTTGGGCAGCACATCCTGCATAGGAGATGACCTTGGTGTCCCAGAGGGAGTTGGCCATGGATTTGGGGAGAGTGCTGGAGATGGAGCCTAGGTcaaggagggagaggttgagggggaagaagtacatgggggtgtgaAGGTGGTGGTTGCAGGCTACAGTGGTGATGATGAGGCCAtttcccaggagggcagccaggtagatgcccaggaagagagagaagtgcaagagctgcagttcCCTTATGTCTGCAAATGCCAGGAGGATGAACTCGGTGATGGAGCTGCCGTTGGACATTTGGTGCCTCTGAGCATGGGGATCTGTTCAAGGAGGTGAAGGAAGTGAGAAGTTAAGGCAAACTTGTCTGAGAAAAATCTATCCAATTTCATATTGAACCCCCTCAAACCACCTTTCACTTTTCAGGAAGACCTTCGGtgagctctggctgctgctgcctgagtGTATCCCAGGAAG harbors:
- the LOC137676990 gene encoding olfactory receptor 14A16-like, with the translated sequence MSNGSSITEFILLAFADIRELQLLHFSLFLGIYLAALLGNGLIITTVACNHHLHTPMYFFPLNLSLLDLGSISSTLPKSMANSLWDTKVISYAGCAAQVFLVVFFISAEYFLLTVMAYDRYVAICKPLHYKTLMGNRACVHMAAAAWASGFLNAVLHMAKSFSIPLCQGNAVDQFFCDVPQILKLSCSHSYLREVGLVMFSVFVFWWCFVFIVLSYVQIFRAVLRIPSQHGRHKAFSTCLPHLAVVSLFIITGTFAYLKPPSISSPSLDLVVAVLYVVLPPAVNPLIYSMRNQELKESIGKVIVISRMVVNTGKFSSALQE